A stretch of Kaistella flava (ex Peng et al. 2021) DNA encodes these proteins:
- a CDS encoding YceI family protein, whose amino-acid sequence MKKLSILALSAALAVVSCKESKTDMATSTTEQTVAQHTAETFNVNTDSSMVNWTAYHKGGLNPRFGTTKTTGLFSVDNGNLISGSLVSDINSLTTDPTAVDPAITDGKTAADLDMHLKSADFFDVEKYPSVKFDITKVEDLPAGTESKVEGANKQVSGNLTIKDKTVNVTFPAKVEVTNDKVSLVSKFTINRQDWGLAYGAEGDPKDWMISQEVNLGLNIVANK is encoded by the coding sequence ATGAAAAAATTATCAATTCTGGCGCTTTCTGCTGCTCTTGCTGTAGTATCATGTAAGGAATCAAAAACGGACATGGCTACCTCTACAACGGAACAAACCGTTGCTCAACATACCGCGGAAACATTTAACGTGAATACAGACAGCAGCATGGTAAATTGGACTGCTTACCACAAAGGAGGTTTAAACCCAAGATTCGGAACAACTAAAACGACCGGTTTATTTTCTGTAGACAACGGAAATCTTATCTCAGGCAGCCTGGTTTCTGACATCAACTCTTTAACTACTGATCCAACCGCGGTAGATCCAGCCATCACTGACGGTAAAACAGCTGCTGATCTTGATATGCATTTGAAAAGCGCAGACTTCTTTGATGTGGAAAAATATCCAAGTGTGAAATTCGATATTACTAAAGTTGAAGATCTTCCTGCAGGTACAGAGAGTAAAGTGGAAGGAGCTAACAAACAGGTTAGCGGAAACCTTACCATCAAAGACAAAACAGTAAATGTTACTTTCCCGGCGAAAGTTGAAGTGACTAACGATAAAGTAAGTTTAGTGTCCAAATTCACCATCAACAGACAGGATTGGGGCTTAGCGTACGGTGCTGAAGGCGATCCGAAAGACTGGATGATTTCTCAGGAAGTTAATCTTGGACTGAATATTGTTGCAAACAAATAG